A single Denticeps clupeoides chromosome 7, fDenClu1.1, whole genome shotgun sequence DNA region contains:
- the LOC114794799 gene encoding GTPase IMAP family member 4 — MASSPHNAQADLEPPGPSGNQQEVRMVLLGKTGTGKSSSGNTVLGRGAFRADISPASVTCQCERHSAEMEGKTLVVVDTPGFFDTRLSPGELMAEVGRSIVLSAPGPHVFLVVLQPGRFTQEEQHTMDWIEATFGKCASQYTMVLFTWGDQLKGKAIEDFLKESKELSDFVHRCQGGYHVFDNTIHSSDRTQVIELLDKIYKLVEENRRSYYSSPMYQEAEKAIQEIQQRILGLSLGEGEDVGEVNLQCQDVERKQRIEEERKRKEEEEARRRAEKLFWCELLTAVGKGAVEGAGLMEKGKGKGGKKVKVVQKAAALASTPLTITSAAKVVGGAVREGSKVLYKHRKSLLH, encoded by the exons ATGGCGTCCTCGCCGCACAACGCACAGGCGGATTTGG AGCCACCTGGGCCCAGCGGCAATCAGCAAGAAGTGCGGATGGTCCTACTTGGCAAGACTGGCACAGGAAAAAGCTCCTCTGGAAACACTGTCTTGGGGAGAGGGGCGTTCAGAGCTGACATCTCCCCTGCATCAGTGACATGCCAATGTGAGAGACACAGTGCTGAGATGGAGGGGAAAACTCTGGTTGTGGTTGACACGCCAGGGTTTTTTGACACTCGGTTGTCCCCTGGAGAGCTGATGGCGGAGGTTGGTCGTTCCATTGTCCTGTCAGCACCGGGCCCCCATGTGTTCCTGGTGGTTCTTCAGCCTGGTAGGTTCACCCAGGAGGAGCAGCATACCATGGACTGGATAGAGGCCACATTTGGAAAATGTGCATCACAATACACAATGGTCCTGTTTACCTGGGGTGACCAGTTAAAGGGCAAAGCAATTGAAGATTTTCTCAAGGAGAGCAAGGAGCTCTCAGACTTCGTCCACAGGTGTCAGGGTGGATACCATGTCTTCGACAATACCATACATTCCAGTGACCGTACTCAAGTCATAGAGCTGTTAGACAAAATTTACAAGCTGGTAGAAGAGAATAGGAGGAGCTACTATTCCAGCCCCATGTACCAAGAGGCAGAGAAAGCCATCCAGGAGATACAGCAGAGGATCCTAGGACTGAGTTTGGGGGAGGGGGAAGATGTAGGGGAAGTAAACCTTCAATGCCAAGATGTAGAAAGAAAGCAAAGAAtagaagaggagaggaagaggaaggaggaagaagaagccaGAAGGAGAGCTGAAAAGCTCTTCTGGTGTGAGCTCCTCACAGCAGTGGGGAAGGGGGCTGTGGAGGGGGCTGGCCTCATGGAAAAGGGAAAGGGCAAAGGGGGAAAGAAGGTGAAAGTGGTACAGAAGGCAGCGGCCTTGGCCTCCACaccactgacaatcacttctgcAGCCAAAGTGGTGGGTGGGGCAGTGAGGGAAGGCAGCAAAGTTCTGTACAAACATCGCAAATCACTGCTGCACTAA
- the kdelr3 gene encoding ER lumen protein-retaining receptor 3: MNVFRLAGDISHLIAIIVLFLKIWRSRSCAGISGKSQVLFALVFTTRYLDLFTNFVSAYNTVMKVVFLALAYATVYLICLRFRNTYDSENDSFRVEFLLVPVAGLSFLENYAFTPLEILWTFSIYLESVAILPQLFMITKTGEAESITTHYLFFLGLYRTLYLANWIWRYHTEGFFDQIAVVSGVVQTIFYCDFFYLYFTRVLRGSGKMSLPMPV, encoded by the exons ATGAACGTGTTCCGCCTGGCCGGCGACATTTCACATCTCATTGCGATCATAGTCCTGTTCCTCAAGATATGGAGATCCAGGTCTTGTGCAG GCATTTCTGGGAAATCCCAGGTGCTTTTTGCATTGGTCTTCACTACGAGATACCTAGACCTCTTCACAAATTTCGTCTCCGCATATAACACTGTCATGAAG GTGGTCTTTCTTGCTCTGGCCTATGCCACAGTGTATCTGATCTGCTTGCGCTTCAGGAACACTTACGACTCGGAGAACGACTCCTTCCGGGTGGAGTTTCTCTTGGTTCCAGTCGCTGGCCTCTCCTTCTTGGAGAACTATGCCTTTACCCCATTGGAG ATCCTCTGGACCTTTTCCATCTATCTGGAGTCTGTTGCCATACTTCCCCAACTCTTCATGATAACAAAGACAGGTGAGGCGGAGTCCATCACCACACACTACCTGTTCTTCCTGGGCCTCTATCGCACTCTCTACCTGGCCAACTGGATCTGGCGTTACCACACCGAGGGCTTCTTTGACCAAATCGCTGTGGTGTCCGGAGTTGTGCAGACCATCTTCTACTGTGACTTTTTCTATCTCTACTTTACCAGAG TTCTCAGAGGAAGTGGAAAGATGTCCCTGCCAATGCCTGTATAA